A single region of the Candidatus Poribacteria bacterium genome encodes:
- a CDS encoding dockerin type I domain-containing protein yields MNTFSRLSLFTLVCLGLILVGNAADVHAQAADEVTLEVSSADKVYDVGAPVEVTFAAAKNALPESGVTLTITSSANVSEVPSSAVTALGRVTVKGTAKSPGAGYIEAVWRFGQTTKVARARFTIRQVGHSPALIVVNSPSNKSKIKIGDTFTQTITIENRDNTPPRYPTLPLSAWQMDVVYNPLILEVIDVTEGGFLESDGVNAVYDKVTSSGKISVSQARAGQMANASPPPSNVAKAPSPTGISLAPGDKGELLTITFKVLAVAEEALGIHNVRLQSDEDEDKNGTPDRISYSILVSDVIVTTHQSSAKEDVNQDGEVNILDLVMVAGSIGAVPSNPRADVNGDGFVNTLDLIKIYMSEHWAKSVTISEVGEDNEPALTAPPVSRNVDSATIQSWIDLAQVEDDGSAIFDLGIANLEALLASRIPGETRLLLNYPNPFNPETWIPYQLAEATDVTVTIHAMNGSLIRTLALGHQAAGVYQSKSQAAYWDGRNELGEQVASGLYFYTLTAGNFSATGKMLVRK; encoded by the coding sequence ATGAATACGTTTTCACGTTTAAGCTTATTTACGCTCGTCTGTCTCGGCTTGATACTTGTCGGTAATGCTGCTGACGTGCACGCCCAAGCAGCAGACGAAGTGACTCTAGAGGTTTCAAGTGCCGACAAGGTTTATGATGTAGGTGCCCCGGTGGAGGTAACATTTGCTGCCGCGAAGAATGCCCTTCCAGAAAGTGGTGTCACACTAACTATTACAAGTTCGGCAAATGTGTCGGAGGTTCCTTCTAGTGCCGTAACTGCATTGGGTAGAGTAACAGTGAAGGGTACAGCCAAATCCCCTGGTGCAGGTTATATTGAAGCAGTATGGCGCTTCGGGCAGACGACAAAGGTTGCTAGGGCTCGGTTCACTATAAGACAGGTTGGCCATAGTCCTGCCCTAATTGTTGTGAATTCGCCTTCCAATAAGTCCAAGATAAAAATTGGTGATACCTTCACGCAGACAATTACGATCGAAAATAGGGATAATACACCTCCCCGCTATCCAACTTTGCCTTTGTCTGCGTGGCAAATGGATGTTGTCTACAACCCTCTTATACTCGAAGTCATTGATGTCACAGAGGGTGGTTTTTTGGAGAGTGACGGTGTAAATGCTGTGTATGATAAGGTGACATCGTCCGGTAAAATCAGCGTCAGTCAAGCTCGAGCTGGACAAATGGCGAATGCCTCTCCTCCACCTTCTAATGTAGCAAAAGCTCCCTCTCCTACTGGTATCTCTCTGGCTCCTGGGGACAAAGGGGAATTGCTAACGATCACGTTTAAGGTGCTGGCGGTTGCTGAGGAAGCATTAGGAATACACAATGTCCGACTCCAAAGTGATGAAGATGAGGATAAGAACGGAACACCTGATCGGATATCCTACTCTATTCTCGTTAGCGACGTTATTGTCACTACGCATCAGTCTTCCGCAAAAGAGGATGTGAATCAAGATGGAGAAGTGAATATCCTTGATTTGGTTATGGTAGCTGGAAGTATCGGGGCAGTTCCATCCAATCCGCGCGCGGATGTCAACGGCGATGGGTTTGTCAATACCCTTGATCTCATCAAAATTTACATGAGTGAGCATTGGGCAAAAAGTGTGACTATCAGCGAGGTTGGGGAAGATAATGAGCCTGCACTTACTGCGCCTCCTGTGAGTCGTAATGTGGATTCGGCTACCATTCAATCCTGGATTGACCTTGCACAGGTTGAAGACGACGGTTCCGCTATTTTCGATCTCGGCATCGCGAATCTTGAAGCACTTCTTGCTTCCAGAATTCCCGGCGAGACGCGGCTCCTGTTGAACTATCCGAATCCGTTCAATCCTGAAACGTGGATTCCGTATCAGTTGGCAGAGGCGACGGATGTCACAGTGACGATCCATGCCATGAACGGTTCTCTGATTCGGACGCTTGCGTTAGGGCATCAGGCTGCAGGGGTATACCAAAGCAAGAGCCAAGCGGCGTATTGGGATGGTCGTAATGAATTAGGTGAGCAGGTAGCAAGTGGTCTCTACTTCTACACGCTCACAGCAGGTAACTTCAGTGCGACTGGCAAAATGCTGGTTCGGAAGTAA